In the Lampris incognitus isolate fLamInc1 chromosome 11, fLamInc1.hap2, whole genome shotgun sequence genome, one interval contains:
- the slitrk5b gene encoding SLIT and NTRK-like protein 5 — translation MHLWISLVLFCAASMGTAETFASYGEICQRLCACEEREEILTVSCENRGIVSLSDISPVYFPVYHLLLTGNLLTRLSADDFAEYNGLTILHLGNNDISEVESGAFNGLQGLKRLHLNNNKIDALKEEFFLGLESLEYLQMDYNYITHVEPNAFGKLLHLEVLILNDNLISALPVNIFQHVPLTHLDLRGNQLKVLPYAGLLEHMGSVVELQLEENPWNCSCELIALKTWLESISYTALVGDVVCEFPFRLHGRDLDEVSKQELCPRRAIAEYEMPPLPHLSTDAYFRTTSALVTASLASSGIARSSSRPTKGPRQSGKLKSKPTSRVPSNKPQNYGQIVSYQTKSPVPLDCPTACTCNLQISDLGLNVNCQERKIERISDLNPKPYKPKKMYLTGNYIPVVRRSDFIDATGLDLLHLGNNRIAHIHERAFGDLAHLRRLYLNGNLIDRLTVEVFYGLESLQFLYLEYNVIKDIAPDTFQHVPSLQLLFLNNNLLKTLPEGTFNGLTLARLNLRNNHLRYLPVRGVLDQLTALVQVDLFENPWDCSCAILDLKMWLEQLSTGTVVNNVICGSPKRLAGEDMRYIKTANFCPNNSDILASMIPPSEESFPGSTITIETSLDSDTQYSTVPLSVLILALLMMFIVSVFVAAGLFVAIKKRRQKTQNEQNNSANACISSLNMEYGLYKKGSIPKVRTSAGHVYEYIPPAAEPAGRAGAYTPAEGQSADGYRDFDELNGTFLGNSDEEGASNAISSEYSVATPEPLNKASSPLQDDQYYYRDVLEPDKHVPYSDTLPCRHTAPSCSRYTSDFDVRHQYVHPERVQQTILYCTAPSTVYVEPNRSEYWELKAKLHIDPDYLEVLEKRTTFTQF, via the coding sequence ATGCATCTTTGGATTTCGTTGGTTCTGTTCTGTGCCGCGTCCATGGGCACCGCCGAGACGTTTGCCAGTTACGGCGAGATATGCCAAAGGCTGTGTGcttgtgaggagagagaggagatactGACAGTGAGTTGTGAAAACAGAGGAATTGTGAGTCTCTCCGACATAAGCCCCGTGTATTTCCCCGTGTATCATCTGCTGCTTACAGGGAACCTTCTGACGAGGCTGTCCGCCGACGACTTCGCTGAATATAACGGACTGACAATACTGCATCTGGGCAACAACGACATATCCGAAGTCGAATCGGGAGCCTTTAACGGACTTCAGGGATTAAAAAGGTTACatctcaacaataacaaaattgaTGCCTTGAAGGAAGAGTTCTTCCTTGGCCTTGAAAGTCTGGAATATCTGCAGATGGACTATAATTACATCACTCATGTAGAACCAAACGCCTTCGGCAAGCTTCTTCATCTGGAGGTCTTGATTCTCAACGACAACTTGATATCCGCTCTGCCCGTGAACATCTTCCAGCACGTCCCGCTGACTCACCTGGACTTGAGGGGGAATCAGCTGAAAGTGCTCCCCTACGCGGGTCTGCTGGAGCACATGGGCAGCGTTGTGGAGCTGCAGCTGGAGGAGAATCCTTGGAACTGTTCGTGCGAGCTGATCGCTCTCAAAACCTGGCTGGAGAGCATATCCTACACCGCCTTAGTTGGCGATGTCGTTTGTGAGTTCCCCTTCAGGCTTCATGGGAGGGATCTCGACGAGGTTTCAAAGCAAGAGCTTTGCCCACGGAGAGCCATCGCTGAATATGAGATGCCGCCTCTGCCACATTTGAGCACCGATGCATACTTTAGGACGACGTCAGCTCTGGTCACAGCCTCCCTCGCCTCGTCTGGGATTGCGCGGTCCTCGTCAAGGCCCACCAAAGGACCCCGCCAGTCGGGAAAATTAAAATCAAAGCCCACCTCTCGTGTCCCCTCCAATAAACCACAAAATTACGGTCAAATTGTCTCATATCAGACCAAATCCCCTGTGCCTTTGGATTGCCCAACTGCCTGTACCTGTAACCTTCAAATTTCAGACCTTGGCCTCAATGTCAACTGCCAGGAGCGAAAGATCGAGCGCATCTCCGATCTGAATCCCAAACCATACAAACCCAAAAAGATGTATCTTACGGGGAACTACATTCCTGTGGTGCGTAGGTCAGATTTCATAGACGCAACTGGATTAGATCTCCTCCACCTGGGTAATAATCGTATAGCTCACATACATGAGAGAGCGTTTGGAGATTTGGCGCATTTACGAAGGCTGTACCTCAACGGGAATTTGATAGACCGTCTTACGGTGGAGGTATTTTACGGATTGGAGAGTCTGCAGTTCTTATATCTAGAGTACAATGTCATTAAAGACATAGCCCCTGACACTTTTCAGCACGTGCCCAGTCTTCAGTTGCTCTTTCTGAACAATAACCTCCTGAAAACCTTGCCAGAGGGAACGTTTAATGGCCTGACGTTGGCCAGGCTGAATCTCCGTAATAACCATCTCCGATATCTGCCCGTCAGAGGTGTGCTGGATCAGCTTACAGCGTTGGTGCAGGTAGATTTGTTCGAGAATCCCTGGGATTGCTCCTGCGCCATCCTAGACTTGAAGATGTGGCTGGAGCAGCTTAGCACAGGCACAGTTGTGAATAATGTCATCTGTGGCTCGCCCAAGAGGCTGGCTGGGGAGGATATGAGATACATTAAGACAGCTAATTTCTGCCCCAATAACTCTGATATACTTGCCTCCATGATCCCGCCCTCTGAAGAATCGTTTCCTGGCAGCACTATCACCATAGAAACATCCTTGGATTCGGACACACAATACAGCACCGTTCCTTTATCTGTGCTGATCCTAGCCCTGCTCATGATGTTCATTGTGTCGGTGTTTGTGGCCGCGGGGTTGTTTGTGGCAATTAAGAAGAGACGTCAAAAGACTCAGAATGAGCAGAACAACTCCGCGAACGCCTGCATCAGCTCCCTAAACATGGAGTACGGCCTCTACAAGAAAGGGTCCATTCCCAAAGTCCGAACGTCCGCCGGACACGTATACGAGTACATCCCGCCCGCTGCGGAGCCCGCGGGCAGAGCCGGCGCCTACACGCCGGCCGAGGGCCAATCAGCGGATGGATACAGAGATTTTGACGAGTTGAACGGGACGTTCCTGGGTAACTCGGATGAAGAGGGAGCCAGTAATGCAATAAGCTCTGAATACAGCGTCGCTACCCCAGAGCCTCTCAACAAGGCCTCCTCCCCTCTGCAGGATGATCAGTATTACTACAGAGACGTCTTAGAGCCGGACAAACATGTGCCCTACAGCGATACATTACCGTGCAGACATACAGCCCCTTCCTGTAGTCGGTATACCTCAGACTTCGATGTGAGACATCAGTACGTGCACCCGGAGAGAGTACAACAGACAATACTTTACTGTACGGCACCAAGTACTGTTTATGTCGAGCCCAACCGGAGCGAGTACTGGGAATTGAAAGCCAAGCTTCACATCGACCCTGATTACCTTGAAGTACTTGAAAAGCGTACAACATTTACACAGTTTTGA